GCCTGGTCCTCGCGCTCACCACCGCCTGGTGGCTGCTGCTGGTCGGCGTGGCCGCGGTGGCCGCCGCGTGGTTCTACACCGGAGGCAGCAGGCCCTACGGCTACTACGCGCTCGGCGAGATCAGCGTGTTCGTGTTCTTCGGCCTGGTCGCGGTGATCGGCACGACGTACGTCCAGACCGGCCGGGTGACCTGGCCCGCCGTCGCGTGCGCGTTCGGCGTCGGCGCGCTCACCTGCGCGCTGCTGGTGGCCAACAACCTGCGCGACATCCCGACCGACCGGGAGAGCGGCAAGCGCACCCTCGCGGTGGTGATGGGAGACCGCGGGTCCCGCCTGCTGTACGCCGGGCTGCAGGTCGTGGCGTACGTCGTGGTGGTGCTGCTCGCGGTGACGGTGACGCCGTGGACGCTGCTGGCCCTGCTCTCGCTGCCGCTGGCGATCCGGCCGGTGGCCACGGTGCTTCGCGGGACCACCGGCCGGGCGCTCATCCCGGTACTCCGCGACAACGGAGTGGCCGAACTCGCCTACGCCGTACTGCTCGCGGTCGGGCTCGTCCTCGCCTGAGGCCGCCAGGCCTCCGACCTCGCCGTCAGGTGCGCTCGGTGGGGTCGTTCGTACTGGACGACGTACCCATCTCGTCCTCGGACTCCGGCTGAGGATGGGTCACCTGCCGGCGCTCCTGGAGCCGCCGGACGTACTCCGGGGTGATCTGTTCCTCGTCGATGTCACGCGGATCCTCGCCTGGCGTGGCGCCTTCCTTGGCCCAGCGAGACTTGTCCTGCGAGTCGCGGCGCGGTTCGTCGGTCATAACTGCCCGCTACCCAGGTGCACCGCCCGGAAACGCCGGGGCCGCCCACGCGGAGTCGCCGCGTGGCCGACCGTCCAGCCGCGGCTACCGAGCGTCGCCGGACTCGAGCGTTCCGGCCGAGGTGAAGGCCGCCAGCCGGCGGGCGTACGGCGCGAGGTCCAGCCCCTGCGCGGCCACCCAGGCGTCGTCGTAGTAGGTGTGGGCGTACCGGTCGCCGCCGTCGCAGATCAGCGTCACCACGCTCCCCCGCTCCCCTGCCGCGCGCATCCGCCCGACCAGGGTGAGTGCACCCCACAGGTTGGTGCCGGTGGAGCCGCCGGCGCGCTGGCCGGTCACCCCGAGCAGGTGCCGCATCGCCGCCACCGACGCCGCGTCCGGCACCCGCAGCATGGTGTCGACGACGCTGGGGACGAACGAGGGTTCGACCCGCGGGCGGCCGATGCCCTCGATCCGGGATCCGACCGCGGTCACCTCGGCGTCGCCGCGCGTCCAGCCCTCGAAGAACGCCGAGCCGTCCGGGTCGACGACGCACAGCCTGGTCTCGTGCCGGCGGTAGCGGACGTACCGGCCGATGGTGGCGCTGGTGCCGCCGGTCCCGGCGCCGACCACGACCCACCTGGGCACCGGGTGACGTTCCAGCCGGAGCTGCTCGAAGATGCTCTCGGCGATGTTGTTGTTGCCTCGCCAGTCGGTGGCGCGCTCGGCGTAGGTGAACTGGTCCATGAAATGGCCGCCGGTCTCCTCGGCGAGCCGGTGCGACTCCGCGTAGATCCCGCGCGGGTCGTCGATCAGGTGACAGCGGCCGCCGTAGAACTCGATCAGCGCGATCTTCTCCGGGCTCGTACACGCCGGCATCACCGCCACGAACGGCAGCCCGAGCAGTCGCGCGAAGTACGCCTCGCTGACCGCGGTGGAGCCGCTGGACGCCTCGATCACCGGCGTGTCCGGGCCCAGCCAGCCGCTGGTCAGCGCGTACAGGAACAGCGACCGCGCCAGCCGGTGCTTGAGGCTGCCGGTCGGGTGCACCGACTCGTCCTTGAGGTAGAGGTCGATGCCCCATCGCGCCGGCAGCGGGAACACGTGCAGGTGGGTGTCGGCGCTGCGGTTGGCGTCGGCCTCCACCCGGCGGACGGCCTCGGCCACCCAGTCGCGGTCGGGCATCGGCCGGGGCGGGACGGGCAGTACCGGCGGTGCCGGCGGTACCGGCAGTCCGGGCGGCGTGGGCAGGTCGGACGGCGCTGACATGGCCGCACCCTAACCCCGTCTCGGCGGAGGATCCGCCGTCGACGTCCTGTCAACCCACCCTTGCCGCCGCCGTACGAGCCAGAAGACGAGCGTCGACAGCGCCGCCCACCCGCCCAGCACGAGGAACGGCAGGACGTGCAGGTGCCCGGGAAAGTAGACCTCGGTGTGGATCGCCGCGATCGCGGCGCCGGACGGGAGCCAGGGCCCGATGACCCGCAGGAACAACGGGAGCAGCGGCCAGGAGACCACGCCGCCGGAGGCGGGGTTTCCGAGCAGGACGATGATCGCCCAGGTCGGGATGATCGCCCACGGCCCGATCAGGACCAGGAACATGAGGAACAGCGCGCCGGCGACGTACATCGCGAGCGCCAGCGTCAGCCAGACCGGCACGAACGGCAGGTGGAGCGCGCCGAGGAGCCAGTCCACGACCGCCACGATGGCGAACGCGCCGAGGAGCGAGTACGCCGCGGTGAACGCGATCCGCACGCCGGGACCGAGGTCGCTCGCGTGCATCCAGAGCTGGGTCGCCCCGACGAAGCCGACCACGACCGCCGCCAGGGTGACGTAGAAGATCACCAGGCCGCGCGGATCGCCCTGCTGGGTCGGGTTGAGGTCGCGTACGACGACCTCCACGCCGACCGCCCTGCCGACGGCCGGCGCCGCCTGCTCGAGGAGTTGGGCCACGGACGCACCGGACGCCGACGACACCTCCACCGTCACCCGCCGTTCCTGCCGAAGGTCGAAGATCGCGAAGACCGTCTGCTCCTCGATCGCGTACTGGGCCCACGCGGTCGTGGCGAAGGAGTGGGGCACCAGCGCACCGTTCAGCGCGTGGTCCATCCCGGCCACGAAGGCGCGGTGCTGCGTCCCTTCCCAGCCGACGACGGCGACCGGAACCTCCTGCGGGCCGGGGTTGGCGAACGCGTAGGTGTAGGACCAGGCGAAGAAGCCCGCCGCCGCGGCGATGAGAACCACCAGGCCCGCCGCCGTGAGGTAGGGCGAGCTCCGGTTTCCCTCCGCCATGGCGACGATGCTAGGTCAGCAGAAGGTGACCGGACGGGAACTCGGCGTGTACGAGACCGCCGGTCATCGGTCGCCGAGGAGCGGCGCGAGCAGGTCGGTGGCGACGTCGCGGGCGTCACCGCGGCCCTCCGACAGCGCGCTCACCGCGGCGCCGTCGACGACCGCGAGCACCACGTCGGCGCTCACCAGGCCGGACCGGCCGGTGCGGGCGAGCAGGTCGTCGATCACCTCGAGGAACGCCGGCCGCATCCCCCGCAGGACCGCGGCGACGGCGGGATGGCGAGCAGCGGCGAGCAGTTGCTCGTACTGCGCGAGGACCGCGGCGCGCCCGCCCGGCAGCACCGCGCGGGCCAGCCGGCGGGCGGCCTCGCGTTCGCTGTAACTTCCCTTCGGGACGGAGGCGGCGGAGCGGGCGGCCCGGCGTACCC
This Actinopolymorpha cephalotaxi DNA region includes the following protein-coding sequences:
- a CDS encoding 1,4-dihydroxy-2-naphthoate polyprenyltransferase — its product is MATTAQWWDGARPRTLSASIAPVVVGSGAAAAAGSFVAWKAVLALVVAVALQVGSNYANDYSDGIRGTDDNRVGPQRLVGSGAARPKTVKAVAFGCFAVAAVCGLVLALTTAWWLLLVGVAAVAAAWFYTGGSRPYGYYALGEISVFVFFGLVAVIGTTYVQTGRVTWPAVACAFGVGALTCALLVANNLRDIPTDRESGKRTLAVVMGDRGSRLLYAGLQVVAYVVVVLLAVTVTPWTLLALLSLPLAIRPVATVLRGTTGRALIPVLRDNGVAELAYAVLLAVGLVLA
- the cds1 gene encoding L-cysteine desulfhydrase Cds1, whose protein sequence is MPDRDWVAEAVRRVEADANRSADTHLHVFPLPARWGIDLYLKDESVHPTGSLKHRLARSLFLYALTSGWLGPDTPVIEASSGSTAVSEAYFARLLGLPFVAVMPACTSPEKIALIEFYGGRCHLIDDPRGIYAESHRLAEETGGHFMDQFTYAERATDWRGNNNIAESIFEQLRLERHPVPRWVVVGAGTGGTSATIGRYVRYRRHETRLCVVDPDGSAFFEGWTRGDAEVTAVGSRIEGIGRPRVEPSFVPSVVDTMLRVPDAASVAAMRHLLGVTGQRAGGSTGTNLWGALTLVGRMRAAGERGSVVTLICDGGDRYAHTYYDDAWVAAQGLDLAPYARRLAAFTSAGTLESGDAR
- a CDS encoding ABC transporter permease — translated: MAEGNRSSPYLTAAGLVVLIAAAAGFFAWSYTYAFANPGPQEVPVAVVGWEGTQHRAFVAGMDHALNGALVPHSFATTAWAQYAIEEQTVFAIFDLRQERRVTVEVSSASGASVAQLLEQAAPAVGRAVGVEVVVRDLNPTQQGDPRGLVIFYVTLAAVVVGFVGATQLWMHASDLGPGVRIAFTAAYSLLGAFAIVAVVDWLLGALHLPFVPVWLTLALAMYVAGALFLMFLVLIGPWAIIPTWAIIVLLGNPASGGVVSWPLLPLFLRVIGPWLPSGAAIAAIHTEVYFPGHLHVLPFLVLGGWAALSTLVFWLVRRRQGWVDRTSTADPPPRRG
- a CDS encoding TetR/AcrR family transcriptional regulator, whose product is MTARQEPRQQPRQERGQRRRDALIAAAADLLQDAGVDAVSHRAVARRAGVPLGSTTYYFASLDDLRAAAAGALAQRWVRRAARSAASVPKGSYSEREAARRLARAVLPGGRAAVLAQYEQLLAAARHPAVAAVLRGMRPAFLEVIDDLLARTGRSGLVSADVVLAVVDGAAVSALSEGRGDARDVATDLLAPLLGDR